Proteins from a genomic interval of Zingiber officinale cultivar Zhangliang chromosome 1B, Zo_v1.1, whole genome shotgun sequence:
- the LOC122048334 gene encoding scopoletin glucosyltransferase-like — MLTVLHRIPSRDRLAMSSVADAADRRPLRLFFIPYFASSHLIPLVDIARFLAARGADSTILATPCNAALVRATVDAAAAAGLRIQLLEYPFPSAESGLPPGVENLSALPPSECDKIDYAIAFTRPTLEHLLGLHHPDAVVADGHFPWTIDIARKLGIPRIKFTALGTLSFCVFHSVLANQPFKNVTRDDERVPIPDLPHPLLLARSELPDFLVQDTVFGRLMEEVREADKASLGIIINSCTEFEGIYLDYFHRMLSIKKTWLVGPISLNDSESSSVGVRGGGLDPAAVGNRARCLSWLSEQKPSSVVYACFGSWSQFTGEQLREIALGLEASGHPFLWVLREADGAEWMPHGFEQRVKWRGLVLRGWVPQVELLSHAAVGAFVTHCGWNSFQEGVSSGLPMVTWPIGTDQFIIEKLVVERFRVGVKASDSIRSTTDPNRTIVRAAELARAIGSIMDAGVAAEGTRRRARELAEKARAAVEKGGSSDKALNDLIEDIYVWHDNKRSAAGKAVDI; from the coding sequence ATGCTTACAGTCTTACACCGAATACCTTCGAGAGACAGACTAGCGATGAGTTCCGTCGCCGACGCCGCCGATCGGAGGCCACTGCGTCTCTTCTTCATTCCCTACTTTGCCTCAAGCCATCTGATCCCTTTGGTCGATATTGCCCGCTTCCTTGCTGCCCGAGGAGCCGATTCCACCATCCTAGCCACCCCCTGCAACGCAGCCCTCGTCCGCGCCACTGTAGacgccgcagcagccgctggcctCCGGATCCAGCTACTCGAATACCCCTTCCCGTCCGCGGAGTCCGGCCTCCCTCCGGGCGTAGAGAACCTCAGCGCACTGCCCCCCTCTGAGTGCGACAAGATCGACTACGCCATCGCCTTCACCCGCCCCACCCTCGAGCACCTGCTCGGCCTCCACCACCCTGATGCGGTTGTCGCCGACGGCCATTTCCCGTGGACTATAGATATCGCTCGCAAACTCGGCATCCCGCGCATCAAGTTCACCGCGTTGGGGACCCTGTCTTTCTGCGTCTTTCATTCTGTATTGGCGAACCAGCCGTTCAAGAACGTGACCCGCGACGACGAGCGCGTTCCCATCCCGGACCTCCCTCACCCTTTGTTACTAGCGCGATCTGAGCTCCCCGACTTCCTCGTCCAGGATACTGTCTTCGGTAGACTCATGGAAGAAGTCCGCGAAGCCGACAAAGCAAGCCTCGGCATCATCATCAACAGCTGTACCGAGTTTGAGGGGATCTACCTCGATTACTTCCATCGGATGTTGAGCATCAAGAAGACATGGCTCGTGGGCCCTATCTCCCTGAATGATTCTGAATCCAGCAGCGTCGGGGTCCGAGGTGGCGGCCTCGACCCAGCCGCCGTTGGGAACAGAGCACGTTGCCTCTCGTGGCTCAGCGAGCAGAAGCCGAGTTCGGTGGTGTACGCCTGCTTCGGTAGCTGGAGCCAGTTCACGGGCGAGCAACTCAGGGAGATAGCGCTCGGGCTAGAGGCTTCCGGCCACCCATTCTTGTGGGTGCTGCGCGAGGCGGACGGAGCCGAATGGATGCCGCATGGATTCGAGCAGCGGGTGAAGTGGCGCGGGCTTGTTCTTCGGGGGTGGGTCCCGCAGGTAGAGCTGCTCAGCCACGCCGCCGTCGGCGCGTTCGTGACGCACTGCGGGTGGAACTCGTTTCAGGAGGGCGTCTCCTCCGGGTTGCCGATGGTGACGTGGCCTATCGGGACGGATCAGTTTATAATCGAGAAGCTGGTGGTGGAGCGATTCCGCGTGGGCGTCAAAGCGTCAGACAGCATAAGGAGCACGACGGATCCAAATCGGACGATCGTGAGGGCAGCGGAGCTGGCAAGGGCGATAGGGAGCATCATGGACGCTGGGGTGGCGGCCGAGGGAACTAGAAGGCGGGCGAGGGAGCTCGCGGAGAAGGCGAGAGCGGCGGTAGAGAAGGGCGGTTCGTCCGACAAGGCTTTGAATGATTTGATAGAGGATATATACGTCTGGCACGACAACAAGAGGTCCGCTGCAGGGAAGGCGGTCGACATTTAG